Sequence from the Lepisosteus oculatus isolate fLepOcu1 chromosome 13, fLepOcu1.hap2, whole genome shotgun sequence genome:
TGCACGGTGTCTTATTGTctcctgcacatttttttcttctccagccAGAGGGGTTTTGAAGTAAAAGGCAAACTGTAATGTCTTTTACTAGCTGCAGGtccattataaaaatattttctgcttctTTGCTAATACTGATTAGATCATTGAGGAAGCAGTATAGAGGGATAGTTTAAACAGTTCCAGGAAATACCTTTTGGGAAAGTGTTTATTGCAGAAGAATGTGTTGACCTCCTATGCATggggtttatttttctttgattcCAATCCTAGCCACTTTAGACAATGATGTAACAAAGTGTACTCTTAATTTAAGTTTAACAAACGATTAAGGTTGATGATATCAGAAGCacaagcaattgttttttttgacTAGTTCTGCCATTTAAACCAGATCTGTCTTTATGTGCTGCCCTATGAAAGGGCAATATGGACATGTGCTGCATAATCTGAGGAATGGTAACAGGCGAGAGGACACCCTTTAGCCCCTCCTGTTTGTCTTGGTTGTTGGAATCTAATTGGTCTGACAGTCcttcccagctgtttcttgaaagacaccAGGGTTTGGGGTTCAGCAGCATGGCTGGGAGGCCGCTCGTGTGCCCTTCTCCCACTACCCTTGGCGTAAAGAAGTTCCCAACTCCTGCCGCCCAGAGCGCCTCGCGCAAGGGTCCAtaatagcagcagtagcagtagcagccCCACCAGGATTCgaacccacagccttccagGGCTCTCACCAGTGTGCATTACTCCCCACGGCTGCCTCTCACTCTTTCAGAGCTCACTGTTGGCAATGTAGATGTTAGACACTTTCCTAAGTCGTCGTCTTTGCATTCGTTGAACCAAACATTTAAATCAAGttcgtatatatatataggcagAAGTTACGATTAActtgttaaaatactgtatgtctgatcaATCCCTAACGTTCTGAGTAAGATGCAGTTCTTCACTGTGTGCCTGAGGCTCTCGGAGAAATGGGGTTTTAGATGGTGTCGTCCTGCAGAGGCTGTGGCTGACACACAGAGTTGTGTATTCATGAGGGGCTGTGCGCCGAGACGCACACAGATGGCAAGGAGCAGGCTCATCAGGTGTCAGAGACAGCAAGTACCAGGGGTTGTCAGAAACCTTTGTTTCGCGAGATCAACAAGCATCTGTACTCCTGCATTTCAACAATAACAGCCGGGAGGCCTTCAGCCTTACGTCAATATTGTGATGCGTCTCGACACCAGCTGCATGGTTTGCTCTAGCCTGCTTGTTTCGGGCATTAGTCTGGAGTCGTACCCTGTGGTGCAGCAGGAGGCTGTGGGAGCTGGGAAGGTGTTGTTGGCACCTCGAGACCCCAGCTGCCGAGAGCCCCACGATTTGAGCAAGCTCAGCTGTCTCACAAGTGTGGTAAAGCTGTGGAAAGACTTTTGCTTGACTAGGTTTTGCGGCTGATTTAATCAATAAAAGCATCATTAACTAAATGCAGTAGTACTTAACGTAGTACTTGAGTAAGAGGTACTTTTTAACCAGGATTTCTCATGGAAGCGAAGACTTAAGTCTCCGCTCCTGTTGAGAGATCTGCAGCTGTGTTTAGCAGTACACTCCACATCGCCCGTCGTCTTTCTGAACACATCCTTCGGCTTATGTTAATGTTCAGTAAATAAGGGTGATGCTATAGAAGGTATGAGATTGCTTTGGGAAATTGTTTCCGTGTGTATATTATGGTTCTTGAGAATTCAAATCAAACGTGGTTGTGAATTCTCACTGTAAATGTTTGCCCATATTTAGCAAGCTCGTTGTATAGAGGTGAAGGTGTGGAGCTGTACAGATTTTTTCCATATAGTCCCCTTGAGCAGGTTTGGAGCTGAATGGCAGGCACTGGTAGGTGAAAGGAACTTGTGAAGAGCAGAATGAAGTGCCCAGCCTTATTCTTCAGTTTCACTGTATGTTTTCATTCTCGCTACTTGTGGGTGGTGTTAAGGAACAGTTCTCTGACCCTCTGAATTGTGTAACTTGTCTGTTGTTCCTTACTGAGTCGACTGTGTCCCCCTGTTCTTGACAACACAGAGTCTGGCGTGGGGCTCGCAGTTTTCCGATACGATTGGGAAAAGTTCGTGTCGCCCGTTGAAGGAGACTGGTTTGCACGTGAACCGTTTCTCGTTATTTTGACGTTAACTCCCTGCCAGAAACTGGATGAACTTGAGAGATGCCGAGACGGGGAAGGTGCTTTGGCAAGGAACGGAGGACCTTTCCGTTCCGGGAGTGGAGCATGAAGGTAACATCGCCGTTCCGAGAATGCTGGGTAATTCCTGAAGATGCGTCTAGTCTGTAGGCCATCCGTAGCTCTAGCTAACCCTTAAATAGCCCCCGGGCGGTGCAGTTGCTCtggggctcaggatctgcgcctgtggctggaaggttctTCATATCCCactgccggcagaggaatcctactctgttgagcccctgagcaagccccttcaccccaactgctccgggggtgccatataaatgtttgaccctgcactctgacccccagcttctctccctgtctgtgagcTGGGGTCTGCaagaagacaaattcctaatgcaagaaattgtaaatggccaataaagtgatctgaccCAAATAACACTGCTAATATGTTTATTTGCGAGTCTTAAAATTCTAATTTAagtttgaatttttaaaacGCATTTCCTCTGAAACTGCTTGCCTTTTAAATGTCCTGTGCAATTCAGGTGTAAATGAACAGACAGGTTTCCCCTCTCTGCAGTGAGTGACGCTTGGCAAGAGGCACATGAGCCTGAACGCCATCGCCGGCCTGACCACCCTTTTCTGCTCTTTGCAGCTCGGGTCCCCAAGAAGATCCTGAAGTGCAAAGCAGTCTCCCGAGAGTTAAACTTCTCCTCCGCAGAGCAAATGGAAAAGTTCAGGCTTGAACAAAAGGTTTATTTCAAAGGACAGTGCCTAGAAGGTACTTCTGCTTTCCTTTGTCGCTTGGCTTTTGTCCGCCGCTCTGGAGCACAGAGCCCTGCCGTGTGTGTGAGGCGCGCAGCTCCACATGACGGCTGCAGGCACCTTTCCGGTGCACAGGGATACACTCTCACACGTGTCCATTCCCTTCATACAGTATCCTTTATATTTCAGCTGTTGAGAATGCTTTCTTGAGCACCCTAGATAAGCCTAATGAATGCAATGCATACAATAAAGTATGTGAATGTGGCCAGTCAAGAAATAACCTATAACTCCATCTGTTTTCCCAATTTTTGGCAACTCTTGCGCACACAGAGTTGTTTTTAACCGGGTATGTAGTTTCTATAGGTTAACTGGTATTCTTGGTTCACATTATGTTGCTTAAGAGGTTTATAAGCCCATGCAAGGGCTTCTTTACAGCTCGCAGTCAGATATGGGCTTTCATCTGGCTACTGTAAGAATCGTGTTGTGCCGTTACACAATGTTGCGGTTATTCACCCAGCAACCCTGCACACACCCCCAGGGAATGAACATTTCTGTATCATCCTCCTAAGGCaacttccttttttcttttggagAGAATGCCTACATGGAGTGAAAACAAAACCCCTGCGTGAAATAGTTTTTGTGCAGCTTCGCTTGATCCCATgtgggatttgttttttttagcttaATAGCTTGCCTTTGGAAACCTTTCCTTCTACAATAGATTTCCAGTAAaggacacaattataaatgACGGAGTGGACCATTATATAAGACCAGGCTTGTGTTCTGTCTCAAGTCTGCACAACCTGTAAAAAGGCTGTTGGCCGTATGGTCAAAACACAATGGAGTACTGTCCTTTGAATGCAGTTAAACTGCAGGTCAGCTCTTTCCCCTTCACATTATAGAGAGCAGAACCCTGGACCTGAGCTCTGGTCGTCCTCAATGTGTTTTGGCCGGGAAACTGTTTATGGTGTGTGGATGGTTTGTAGGGGGTTACAGTAGGCCCAGAGACAGTCATGGCCTTCAGCTCTGTCTTTCCTCCTACAGAGTGGTTCTTTGAGTTTGGCTTTGTGATTCCTAACTCTACAAATACATGGCAGTCCTTGATAGAAGCAGCCCCAGAGTCCCAGATGATGCCAGCCAACGTTTTAACGTAAGCCGTTTTTCTTACCGCATTATGTAAAACTTCTGGGACACTGAGTAGAGTGGtgaattgttttgttgtttttttcctttattgaaATGTTTGATGAAAACCCATAATATCGTTGCGTGTTCCGTTTCCTGGTTGCTGGAAATGGATTATTTCTGGGGGTGGGAATAAGTGTATTTGTATAGCAAATGCAGGCTACAGTGTAGCCCTGTGTTTCCTCACTGTATATGGATCTCTACTTCAGACTGGTCAGGATCCCTGATTGTCAGGAAAAGATGATCATCCTGATTttagaaataaagaaaacttCAGTTTAAAATTGCAATCGCGAATCCTGAGCTCGTGCCCCAGGTGCTGCTGCCCTGCAGCTGTCTGTGTCCGGGGCACGgggggtgtctgtgtctgtgtctgtgtctgtgtctgtgtctgtgtctgtgtctgtgtctgtgtctgtgtctgtgtctgtgtctgtgtctgtgtctgtgtctgtgtctgtgtctgtgtctgtgtctgtgtctgtgtctgtgtctgtgtctgtgtctgtgtctgtgtctgtgtctgtgtctgtgtctgtgtctgtgtctgtgtctgtgtctgtgtctgtgtctgtgtctgtgtctgtgtctgtgtctgtgtctgtgtctgtgtctgtgtctgtgtctgtgtctgtgtctgtgtctgtgtctgtgtctgtgtctgtgtctgtgtctgtgtctgtgtcacgTCTCACTGCCTGTCCTCTTCCCTCTAGCGGCAACGTCGTCATTGAGACCAAGTTCTTCGACGACCAGCTGCTCGTCAGCACCTCCAGGGTGCGGCTCTTCTACGTCTGAGGCCGGACACCTCCTTCCCGTCTGTTTTTTCCGGTGGGGTGGGAGAACGCCTCTGGCACGCTCCTCTGCGCGGCCCCCCGGCCCCCCGGCCCCTGCCCGCTGCTGGCCCTGACAGACTCTGTACATACGGGCAGTGATGCCCCTCCTCCCCAGCTGTGTACATGGTTTGTTTTGGACGGTTTTCCGTTTCGCTCCTGCGCTCGGAAGGCCGGCTTGCTGTGTATACTGCATCGTTACAGCTCCTCCCCACTCACCGGTTCTGTTTTACTCCCTTTAGTTTGTAACTAACatgtaaaatagttttgtgtttattactgGATGTAATGATTAATTAAGAGGTACCTAGGCGCTACAAACGGGTCAGAGAAGCAAAGGGGTTTTTTTGGGGTGGGGAGGGTGAGGGAATTTTTTcctagactttttttaaatacaaaatgcttttttagcAGCTGTTGAATCTCATCTTTCATACTGCTACATAGAAACCGGTTTATTTATTGACAGATATTCAGATAATAACTTAGTTTTCTGACAATTAAGTTAAATGCATTCTTGGTGCAgaacctatttttttttttaacctgaatCGGCTGCATTCATGACATGGCAGAACAGcagtttgaatttttttaagGTTGAAATTTAAACACTAAAATCAATGTTTTTACACAGTTTAAGTCTTTGGATCTAGAAACCGAAATAAAGGACTTTTATTTGCACTGTTGgtcttacttttaaaaatggggTGTTGTCGTGCAGTAAGATCTGTGTTCCAAGTGCTGGGAATAATGAAGAAATGCAAATAAATCCTGATGTGAGAATTAAATTCGGAATGTGTGGCATCCCTTTATTAGTGAGGCGACACTGTTCCTCAGAACTCGGGAGCTGGCAGAGATGAACAGAAGGGGGAGTGTCTCCAGGTCTGTCCTGCGTGGAGTCTTGTGCTTCCTGGGCCGGCTGGGGCTGGACACAGCCTCCCGAAATCTCTCCTGTCTGATGAAGGAGGGATGTGTTCATGTCCAAGACGCTGAGAATCCGAGATGACAGTTGGAGAGAAAGATTCAATTTTCCTAAAGTCTCCTACTATTTTAAGACTTGATCAAGGTAGATATGGAAATGCTTATGAATGAGGTTTCAAAATGTAGACGGTTCAGAAAATTGTATCCTCACAGCTCCTGTATCCAGACAGAATGAGTACCTTTACCACAGAATTTCTGTCCTGCTCTTACAGAACTTCGTTTTTCGAATTTTTACACAATTCGGATGTCTTGTGTTTTTTGCTGCAATACTTGGCGTGTATACATTTCTAATCCCATTGAAAGAAAAAACGTTTGAGTGATGAGTGCCCTCTTGTGGAAGCTTCAATGATCAACATTTCagcattattaggaggccatgactggtgaaGGCCTgggggacatttggccaggacaccggggttacacccctactcttttcgagtaAACACCcctggattttttaatgaccacaaagtcaggacctcagttttatgtatcgtctgaaggacagtgcctttttacactCTAGTGCctctgtcactgtactggggcattaggacccacacagactgcagggtgagcgccccctgctggccccactaacacctcttccagcaccaggttgagctttcccaggaggtctcccgtccaggtagtggccaggctcacactgctggacTGCAGTGGGCTGCCATCTGGGAGCTGCGGGGTGACCGAGCAGCTGGGCTGAATGGACCCCACCTTCAGACCGGTCTCTGAGAGCGAGAGGCCACTTATAAAGAGTCTGGAGCGCAGACTGTGGCCTTGTGAGAGAACCTGCGGGTGTGAGAGAGCTGTGTCAGCAGCCAGAGCCAAACAGGGACTACACGTTCAGTTTgtgcagaaataaatgtttattttcatgtgCTTCCTGTGGCAGCCTGTGGGGGGCGCTCTCCCTGCGCTCACAGCTTGCCCTCCCTTTCCAGGCTCGGGGCCTCGGAGCTGGGCCCGGCACTTCCGGCGGGGGCAGATTCCGCCCCCTCGGAGACGCTGGCGTCCTCGGAGTCCGGCTCCGGCTCGCCGGTCCGGACCGCCGCCCCCTGCTCCTTTTCCTCGTCTTTCTCCCAGCCCAGCGGCAGCGAGGGGACGCCGGGGGGCTGCCAGTCGAAGGCGAAGGATCCAAACATGGTGACCGGGCTGCTGGAGCTGGAGCGGCACAGGAACGGCTGGGATTCCTGGGAAACAGGGGGAAGGCCAGGAGAGACAGGTCAGGATTGGGAATACAGAACCGACCGACTGTTCTGGACTGGGTGTCTCGGCTCGGCCGTGCGCAGGAGGAGCTGGGAGGTTATGCACTGTTAGACCCAGGAGAGGTTCCGAAGGGGCTTTACTTTGTCAGAGGGTCCTGGCGCTGGGGCGGGGTCACCAACACGGGCCGGCGCCGTCTCCGGTCTGGTCCGTCTCCCCTTGGCCTGGGTGCCCACGGATCGTGGGGCCCCCGGGGGTCTCTCGTCCGCAGGCAGCGGCTCCGGGGGAGACTCTGGGGGAGACTCCGGGGGAGACTCGGGGGGCTGTGAGttcagagacaggacagaggagTTGAGGAGCGTGGGGTCGGACAGGGATCGCATCCAGGCCCGAACCCTCCATTTTCAGGAGTCAGGAGTGGGATCTGGGGACTCGGCTGAGGCGGCAGGACCGACTCACCACTGTCGGGCCCCCGACGGGCTCTGGGCCGGCGTCCTCGGTCCGGTCCCCGTATTCGCCGGGCCGGACCCCCATCACTTCCTCTTCCTCGGCCCCGTCACCCCCATCTTCCTCGGGGGACCCCGGGACGGGGAGGGCGCTGGGGGGTGCCTCTGCGTCGGGGTCTGGAATTCAGCACGAGAGCAGAATGTCACTGACACGGAGGACAGAGAGAGGCTCCTGGGTAAACAAACACTGTAGCCAGGAGCCTTGGAGGAGCACAGGAGGGGGGCTGAGAGTCTTCAGGCTAATAGGAGAACCTCCTTACCGGTCGAAGTGGGGGTGGCAGGCGTGGGGGGCGCTGTGGCCGAGGTGTCGTCCTTGCGGGTGCGGGATTTGGGCTTCTCTACGGGAGAGACACCTCCGCAACAGACAAACACCGTCATCAGGTTCAGGAGGAACATAGGGAAATctccctcctccttctccttggCTCTTCTCCTGAGGAATTTCCTCTTCCTCCCCCTGGCGAATCTGGGCTcactcggggggggggggtctggtgGGGTGGCAGCCAGTGGCTTGCCTGGGTCACTGTGTCGTTGACCCATAGGCAGAAGACAACACACAAATCGTATTCACGAATCAGAGTGCGATCAACTGCAACCGGTTTCTACAGGAGGCCCCTTTTATACCCCGGCGACTGGCGAGGTGGCGGGGTCTATGTGACATCCTGTATAAGAAAATTGTGATGTCCTCCCGTTGCTAGGCGGTAAAGGGATGCACTCCAGCACGTCACTAAGGGATTGTGATGTCATCGCGGCTTCCGCGCACTGCCGCTAGGCATCCTGGGATAGGGGAACACTAATTAGCTTAGCCGTTTTATAAGGCAAAAAAACGCGCAACTGATTAAAAAAGTGGTTCCTGATTCTCTGTGTATTCAATCAAAATATGAAATTTGTTTAGCTTTATTAAGTCCCATTCACCAAGCGCAGTCGTTTTTAAGCATTTAATGTGCAAATCAATGAACTGCGTCCGGTTTTCCAGCGCAGCTCTTAGGCATTAAGAGTTAGTTGAATATAGCGTTACGTTTGTCAACTCATCTGTTTACCGATCTGCGTAACATCGGGGTCGTTTTCAGAGCACCGGGGCGCTGAGAAGCGCTGCTGTGGCTGAGAGGCCAGTGAGGCTCAGTGCGGGTCACTGCGGGTCTCTCTCAAGACGCTGTAAACACAACTGTATGGGCTGACATCCAGAGTGATGTGTTTTCGCCGcttaaaccaaaaacaaaagtctCTCGTTTCgctcaatatatacagtatatgagaactGGAAAAGGCATGCCCTGAAATACCCCGTCTTGTATTATTTAACGTCCAGTGAAACCTGAGGGGAAGAAGAGCTCTTTGTTTTGCTCCAGCAGGTCTCAGTTCTTAAAGCCGAAAACGTGAGAAATAAACTGGGGACGGCGCCCCAGAAACACTGGGAGGGTCGTTTGGGAAGCTACGACCAGCGGCACCAATCTTTAACATTGCTTACAGCCCAGAGACCCCGGGTCTTCTAGGTAACAGATGCCGacgtttgtaaaaataaaatgtgggaGAGTCAGTTCCGCCGTTTGCTGGAAGCTTCCAAAATCGTCGAGAGTTTGCGGCGAGAAACACAGTGTTTCACCTTCGCGCTCACCGCCAGACTCCCAGCAGCAGGTCTTGTCCTGAAAACGGGGCAAAAGGCTACAAAATCGGTTCCGTCCGAATTCAAACTGCAGGAGCATCATCTGTCGTCCCAGCGTTACCGTGGGTTCAGGAGTCCGCACGAACCAGGGGAAACTACGGAGAAGCCGTGGGCGGGAGGCAGCTCTTTACACAAAgcgtggtgggagtgtggaacaagctgcgatctttggatcaataagcAACAAACTATCAAATTAATCTGGTCTGGTTTTAAGTGTTCAAACCTCTATTAGGCcttattttccttatttttggGGGGTGGTTTCAGTGGACAAacaccatccaggtggggctgcacattggtggtggtggaggggatccccgttacctgtaaagcgctttgagtggagtgtccagaaaagcgctataaaagtgtaagcaattattattattattattattattattcatacaatTTTTGAAAAGTTATATATATTATAGTTAAGCTTATATTCGCTACAGTTAACTAGTCTATGGAAGTAACACGGGTCATCTGAATGGGATTACGTTTCGGTTTGTGCGGATTACTGAAAATCACTTCGTTCGCGAGTACGATAGAAGAAAAATAACGTCATCACGTGTCTTCTGTggtgaactacatttcccagaggGCCATTCTTAGGGAGCCGGAAGTGCAGTGAGTTGACCTTGCAGCGAGGCAGAGCGCAACACAGAAGCAGGCAGCATGGCGAATAAGGAGCCCAGTGTGAGTATGGAAATTACACACGTATTTGGAAATATTGCCGATTAAAACACATTGCCGTGGAGTTAGTGCTTTCCCGTGAGATAGTTACATTCTTGTTTTCGTAAAGACCGTGGCGCCAAGCTCGGTTTGATGTCATTCTGTCTGAggcttcatctttttttttttgattaaCGTGAATATGGTTTTGTTTTCCCAGAATAAACCTACCAAATAATTCAAGACGTGTGTTCCCCGAGCTTTAAGTCTATGCGTGGAATTGCAGAATAAAGTAATACTGCTGTAAATGCTGTAGAGGGATTGCTTTTTGTGCCTGGACTAACGAGGCCGTGTTAGACTTCATATTGTTGGTCACAAGAGACAGCGGATCTTGGCCGCGTACGATATGCAGGGGActggattgttttatttttcaaagctaGTGTGTAGCATTCTGATTAACAGATATGTGATCTGAAGAGCTCGGCGCTGTAGCAACCGGTGCAATACGGCGCGTCTCGCTGGAGTCTGTGGGGGTCGGTGACATTGCATCACGCCGTCTGTAATTAGACCCTTCAGACTTCCTCTGCCTTTGACTTATCCGTGTGTCCTCAAGGAACCTGGTGTAAACGTGTTGGTTATTAACGTACCGCCGCGGCCCCAAGACAAGGAATGTTCTGGATGTAGTAAATATGGAGTCCAGCCTTGTCCGAAGAAGTCAGCGCGGCGATGCCCGGTGCCGCCACTAGGGGGAGCGCTCGCCCACAGCGGCACCTCAGCCGCTGAGTTTCATAACCTGAGCGAATGTTATTCTTGCGATGAAACTTGCGCGGTATCTGGAAGCACCGGATTTCCcacctgtgttttattttcaaacccAGAACGAGCCGGTTCGGAACAGACGCGCACGGC
This genomic interval carries:
- the pde6d gene encoding retinal rod rhodopsin-sensitive cGMP 3',5'-cyclic phosphodiesterase subunit delta — its product is MSSHEDRAKEILKGFKLNWMNLRDAETGKVLWQGTEDLSVPGVEHEARVPKKILKCKAVSRELNFSSAEQMEKFRLEQKVYFKGQCLEEWFFEFGFVIPNSTNTWQSLIEAAPESQMMPANVLTGNVVIETKFFDDQLLVSTSRVRLFYV
- the LOC107079095 gene encoding uncharacterized protein, whose amino-acid sequence is MGQRHSDPGKPLAATPPDPPPPSEPRFARGRKRKFLRRRAKEKEEGDFPMFLLNLMTVFVCCGGVSPVEKPKSRTRKDDTSATAPPTPATPTSTDPDAEAPPSALPVPGSPEEDGGDGAEEEEVMGVRPGEYGDRTEDAGPEPVGGPTVPPESPPESPPESPPEPLPADERPPGAPRSVGTQAKGRRTRPETAPARVGDPAPAPGPSDKESQPFLCRSSSSSPVTMFGSFAFDWQPPGVPSLPLGWEKDEEKEQGAAVRTGEPEPDSEDASVSEGAESAPAGSAGPSSEAPSLEREGKL